From Variovorax sp. J2L1-78, the proteins below share one genomic window:
- a CDS encoding ABC transporter permease, with protein sequence MATVRPNARNARFWQFGLLVLLLVTWHLASRNNQFAFFLGEPIQVAGRIWNWFLPIAVPPNALFPEGLAGNADIYRHLGTTLLETVLAFGIGTVLGLACGLWLALAPTASLILDPYIKAANSMPRVILAPIFALWFGLGIWSKVALAVTLVFFIVFFNVYQGVREVSPVVLANARMLGANQRQLMRTVYLPSATSWVFSSLHTAVGLAFVGAVVGEYLGSARGVGYLILQAEGTFDVNTVFAGIVVLTAFALVLDAIVGVVERRLMTWQPRSGETEKL encoded by the coding sequence ATGGCGACTGTGCGACCCAACGCGCGCAATGCGCGCTTCTGGCAGTTCGGCCTGCTCGTGCTGTTGCTGGTGACGTGGCACCTCGCCTCGCGCAACAACCAGTTCGCTTTCTTCCTCGGTGAGCCGATCCAGGTGGCGGGGCGCATCTGGAACTGGTTCCTGCCCATTGCCGTGCCGCCGAACGCGTTGTTCCCGGAGGGGCTCGCGGGCAACGCCGACATCTACCGGCACCTGGGCACGACGCTGCTCGAGACGGTGCTGGCCTTCGGCATCGGCACGGTGCTGGGCCTGGCCTGCGGCCTGTGGCTGGCGCTCGCGCCCACGGCCAGCCTGATTCTCGATCCCTACATCAAGGCGGCCAACTCGATGCCGCGGGTGATCCTCGCACCGATCTTCGCGCTGTGGTTCGGGCTGGGCATCTGGAGCAAGGTGGCGCTGGCGGTCACGCTGGTGTTCTTCATCGTCTTCTTCAACGTCTACCAGGGCGTGCGCGAGGTGAGCCCGGTGGTGCTGGCCAATGCGAGGATGCTGGGTGCCAACCAGCGCCAGCTGATGCGCACCGTGTACCTGCCGAGCGCGACGAGCTGGGTGTTCTCCAGCCTGCACACCGCCGTGGGCCTGGCTTTCGTCGGCGCGGTGGTGGGCGAGTACCTGGGCTCCGCCCGCGGCGTGGGCTACCTGATCCTGCAGGCGGAGGGCACCTTCGACGTGAACACCGTGTTCGCGGGCATCGTGGTGCTCACCGCCTTCGCATTGGTGCTCGACGCGATCGTCGGCGTGGTGGAGCGGCGCCTCATGACGTGGCAGCCGCGCAGCGGCGAGACGGAGAAGCTCTGA
- a CDS encoding transglycosylase SLT domain-containing protein, protein MKFLSAALVAGALFLTGCASTTPTSPDAASPGGTAAAPRGDAAPVYPAGALTPITSGSFGSRSVVTLAPPVDMWDRIRRGFKMPDLDTDLVRDQEQWYATRPDYVQRMTERSNRYIFHIVEELERRNMPTELALLPYIESAFNPQAVSSARAAGMWQFMPATGTDYDLKQNIFRDDRRDVLASTRAALDYLQRLYNMFGDWHLALAAYNWGEGNVGKAIAKNQRAGLPAGYTDISMPAETRSYVPKLQAVKNIVADPQRYNVDLPIISNHPYFQTVTLTRDLDVALAAKLADVRIEDFRALNPAAHKPVLLAAGTPQILLPWDNAAVFQRNFDAYTQGQYASWTAWVVPNTMTVADAAQRSGMSEADLRAINQVPPRMLIKAGSTLIVPRGVRVQQDVTALVADTGQLSFQPEIVTRRTVVKAGRRDSVASIANRYKLSAANVADWNDVKTNHVFARGFSVIVYLPVRAAMSARVGTGTPRGVGAKAPARKGLVSKTPAAAKQPIVREKRGGTPSKSKR, encoded by the coding sequence ATGAAATTTCTCTCCGCGGCCCTCGTGGCCGGCGCCCTCTTTCTCACCGGCTGCGCAAGCACCACGCCCACCTCGCCCGACGCGGCAAGCCCCGGTGGCACCGCCGCCGCGCCGCGGGGCGACGCCGCCCCGGTGTACCCGGCCGGCGCCCTCACCCCCATCACGTCCGGCAGCTTCGGCTCGCGCAGCGTGGTCACGCTGGCCCCGCCCGTCGACATGTGGGACCGCATCCGCCGCGGCTTCAAGATGCCCGACCTCGACACCGACCTGGTGCGCGACCAGGAGCAGTGGTACGCCACGCGACCCGACTACGTGCAGCGCATGACGGAGCGTTCCAACCGCTACATCTTCCACATCGTCGAGGAACTCGAGCGGCGCAACATGCCAACCGAGCTGGCGCTGCTGCCGTATATCGAAAGCGCCTTCAACCCGCAGGCCGTGTCCAGCGCACGCGCTGCCGGCATGTGGCAGTTCATGCCCGCGACGGGCACCGACTACGACCTGAAGCAGAACATCTTCCGCGACGACCGGCGCGACGTGCTGGCCTCCACGCGCGCGGCGCTCGACTACCTCCAGCGCCTCTACAACATGTTCGGCGACTGGCACCTGGCGTTGGCCGCCTACAACTGGGGCGAAGGCAACGTGGGCAAGGCGATCGCGAAGAACCAGCGCGCCGGCCTGCCCGCCGGTTACACCGACATCAGCATGCCGGCCGAGACCCGCAGCTACGTGCCGAAGCTGCAGGCGGTGAAGAACATCGTGGCCGATCCGCAGCGCTACAACGTCGACCTGCCGATCATCTCGAACCACCCCTACTTCCAGACAGTGACGCTCACGCGCGACCTGGATGTGGCCCTGGCCGCCAAGCTGGCCGACGTGCGCATCGAGGACTTCCGCGCGCTCAACCCCGCCGCCCACAAGCCGGTACTGCTGGCCGCGGGCACCCCGCAGATCCTGCTGCCCTGGGACAACGCCGCCGTGTTCCAGCGCAACTTCGACGCCTACACCCAGGGCCAGTACGCCAGCTGGACCGCCTGGGTGGTGCCCAACACGATGACGGTCGCCGATGCGGCGCAGCGCTCGGGCATGAGCGAAGCCGACCTGCGCGCCATCAACCAGGTGCCGCCCCGCATGCTGATCAAGGCCGGTTCCACGCTGATCGTGCCCCGTGGCGTGCGCGTGCAGCAGGACGTGACCGCGCTGGTGGCCGACACCGGGCAGCTGAGCTTCCAGCCGGAGATCGTGACCCGCCGCACGGTGGTCAAGGCTGGCCGCCGAGACAGCGTCGCCTCCATTGCAAACCGCTACAAGCTGAGTGCTGCCAATGTGGCGGACTGGAACGACGTCAAGACCAACCACGTGTTCGCACGCGGCTTCAGCGTCATCGTCTACCTGCCGGTCCGCGCCGCCATGAGCGCCCGCGTCGGCACCGGTACCCCGCGGGGTGTGGGTGCCAAGGCGCCGGCGCGCAAGGGCCTGGTGAGCAAGACGCCGGCAGCGGCCAAGCAGCCCATCGTGCGCGAGAAGCGGGGCGGCACGCCGTCCAAGAGCAAGCGCTGA
- a CDS encoding ABC transporter substrate-binding protein has protein sequence MLHRRTFTSAAALAAASIAIPRVFAQARLERTKLTIAVGGKAAFYYLPLTITEQLGYFKAEGLDVEIADFAGGARALQAVVGGSADVCSGAYEHTINLQAKNQVFQAFVLQGRAPQIAVGVSTKNMPGYVSVADLRGKKIGVSAPGSSTNMVANLVLSRGGLKASDVSYIGVGVAAGALTALRSGQIDAISNTDPVMTMLEQKGDVKIISDTRTLKGTQDVFGGPMPAACLYAPADFIQKNPNTCQALANAIVHGLKWLQTAGPSDIIKTVPETYLLGDRALYLASFDKVRESIAVDGLVPADGPKTALAAIASFDTSVKADKIDLAKTYTNDFARRAKERFKA, from the coding sequence AGCACTGGCCGCCGCATCGATCGCGATCCCCCGCGTCTTTGCGCAGGCCAGGCTCGAGCGCACGAAGCTCACCATCGCCGTCGGCGGCAAGGCGGCTTTCTACTACCTCCCGCTCACCATCACCGAGCAGCTGGGCTATTTCAAGGCCGAAGGGCTGGATGTCGAGATCGCCGACTTCGCGGGTGGCGCACGTGCCTTGCAAGCGGTGGTCGGCGGGTCGGCCGACGTGTGCTCCGGCGCCTACGAACACACCATCAACCTGCAGGCCAAGAACCAGGTGTTCCAGGCCTTCGTGCTGCAGGGGCGCGCGCCGCAGATCGCGGTGGGCGTGTCGACCAAGAACATGCCCGGCTATGTGAGCGTGGCCGACCTCCGGGGCAAGAAGATCGGTGTGTCGGCTCCGGGCTCGTCGACCAACATGGTGGCGAACCTGGTGCTGTCGCGGGGCGGCCTGAAGGCGAGCGACGTGAGCTACATCGGTGTCGGCGTGGCCGCGGGCGCGCTCACGGCGCTGCGTTCGGGCCAGATCGACGCCATCAGCAACACCGACCCGGTGATGACCATGCTCGAGCAGAAGGGCGACGTGAAGATCATCAGCGACACGCGCACGCTCAAGGGCACGCAGGACGTCTTCGGCGGGCCGATGCCCGCGGCTTGCCTCTATGCCCCGGCGGACTTCATTCAGAAGAACCCCAACACCTGCCAGGCGCTCGCGAATGCCATCGTGCATGGCCTCAAGTGGCTGCAGACGGCGGGGCCGAGCGACATCATCAAGACCGTGCCCGAAACCTACCTGCTGGGTGACCGCGCGCTGTACCTTGCGTCCTTCGACAAGGTGCGCGAGTCGATCGCGGTCGATGGCCTGGTGCCGGCCGACGGCCCGAAGACGGCGCTGGCCGCCATCGCGAGCTTCGATACCTCGGTCAAGGCCGACAAGATCGACCTCGCCAAGACCTACACCAACGACTTCGCCCGACGCGCGAAAGAACGGTTCAAGGCTTGA
- a CDS encoding ABC transporter ATP-binding protein, with translation MADTDALSDHALELLDINCTFHAKENPGQRYTAVADTTLRIRAGEFVSVVGPTGCGKSTLLNVAAGLLAPSSGAVKVFGQPLAGINTRAGYMFQSDALMPWRSARDNVRVGLQYRGVPDGDAVAQAEAWLARVGLAGFGDRYPHQLSGGMRKRAALAQTLVLDPDIILMDEPFSALDVQTRQLMENEVLALWASKKKAVLFITHDLDEAIAMSDRVVVLSAGPATRPIGEFVIDLPRPRDVAEVRTHPRFVELHTQIWNVLRDEVLKGYAQQLKKAA, from the coding sequence ATGGCCGACACCGACGCGCTTTCCGACCACGCGCTCGAACTGCTCGACATCAACTGCACCTTCCACGCCAAGGAGAACCCGGGCCAGCGCTACACCGCGGTGGCCGACACCACGCTGCGCATCCGTGCCGGCGAGTTCGTCTCGGTGGTCGGCCCGACCGGCTGCGGCAAGTCGACCCTGTTGAACGTGGCCGCGGGCCTGCTCGCGCCGTCGTCCGGTGCGGTGAAGGTCTTTGGCCAGCCGCTCGCGGGCATCAACACGCGTGCGGGCTACATGTTCCAGAGCGATGCGCTGATGCCGTGGCGCAGTGCGCGCGACAACGTGAGGGTGGGGCTGCAGTACCGCGGCGTGCCCGATGGCGACGCGGTCGCGCAGGCCGAAGCCTGGCTCGCGCGCGTGGGCTTGGCCGGCTTCGGCGACCGCTATCCGCACCAGCTGTCGGGCGGCATGCGCAAGCGCGCGGCGCTGGCACAGACGCTGGTGCTCGACCCGGACATCATCCTCATGGACGAGCCCTTCAGCGCACTCGACGTGCAGACCCGGCAGCTGATGGAGAACGAAGTGCTCGCGCTCTGGGCATCGAAGAAGAAGGCGGTGTTGTTCATCACGCACGATCTCGACGAGGCGATCGCCATGAGCGACCGCGTGGTCGTGCTGTCGGCCGGTCCCGCGACACGGCCGATCGGTGAATTCGTCATCGACCTGCCTCGGCCGCGCGACGTGGCCGAGGTGCGCACGCATCCGCGCTTCGTCGAACTGCACACGCAGATCTGGAACGTGCTGCGTGACGAGGTCCTCAAGGGCTACGCGCAGCAGTTGAAGAAGGCGGCCTGA
- a CDS encoding class I SAM-dependent methyltransferase → MSGQIIGLQDWFETPPGRYLLAWEQAQFDEAVADIFGYHALQLGLGCVDGLRANRMPHRWLATTDPVVPAPRAAFLTDFAALPFSANSLDLVVLPHTLELSPDPHATLREVERVLVPEGRVVICGLNPASLWGMRQRRARLYQRLGFGELFLPEAGDFIGYWRLRDWLRLLSFEVESGRFGAYRPAVRSDAWLERCRWFDRAGERWWPIFGAVYFLVAVKRVRGMRLLSADWRRASQRASAPVPIAGRVHRGPPTSSTSSEGHGF, encoded by the coding sequence ATGAGCGGTCAAATTATAGGTTTGCAGGATTGGTTCGAGACCCCCCCCGGCCGGTACCTGCTCGCCTGGGAACAGGCCCAGTTCGACGAGGCGGTGGCCGACATCTTCGGCTACCACGCCCTCCAGCTGGGCCTGGGCTGTGTCGATGGCCTGCGGGCCAACCGCATGCCGCACCGCTGGCTCGCCACGACCGACCCGGTGGTGCCTGCGCCGCGCGCCGCCTTCCTCACCGACTTCGCGGCCCTGCCGTTCAGCGCCAACAGCCTCGACCTGGTGGTGCTGCCGCACACGCTCGAACTGAGCCCCGACCCGCATGCGACCCTGCGCGAGGTCGAACGCGTGCTGGTGCCCGAAGGCCGCGTCGTCATCTGCGGCCTGAACCCGGCCAGCCTCTGGGGCATGCGGCAGCGCCGCGCGAGGCTCTACCAGCGCCTGGGTTTCGGCGAGCTGTTCCTGCCCGAGGCCGGCGACTTCATCGGCTACTGGCGCTTGCGCGACTGGCTGCGGCTCCTGAGCTTCGAGGTCGAGTCGGGCCGCTTCGGCGCCTACCGTCCTGCCGTGCGCAGCGACGCCTGGCTCGAGCGCTGCCGCTGGTTCGACCGGGCCGGCGAACGCTGGTGGCCGATCTTCGGCGCCGTCTATTTCCTGGTCGCGGTCAAGCGCGTGCGCGGCATGCGCCTCTTGAGCGCCGACTGGCGCCGGGCCTCGCAGCGTGCCAGCGCGCCGGTGCCGATCGCCGGGCGCGTGCACCGCGGACCACCCACCTCATCCACATCATCCGAAGGACATGGTTTTTGA
- the gloB gene encoding hydroxyacylglutathione hydrolase: MTLVPLPAFADNYIWMLQDGSHAIVVDPGEAKPVFDALARAHLQLAAILVTHHHADHTGGVAALREATGARVFGPAGETVPQPCTPLRQGDHADALGLRFEVIDIPGHTAGHIAFFLPAGAPGIDTPLVFCGDTLFSGGCGRIFEGTPAQMLASLDALAALPDDTRVCCGHEYTLSNLRFAQAVEPDNADLTQYLAHCQAVRARGAPTLPSQLDIERRINPFLRSREATVHRAVRAQSQLSAAADEVEVFAALRQWKNDFR; encoded by the coding sequence ATGACCCTCGTTCCGCTGCCCGCCTTCGCTGACAACTACATCTGGATGCTGCAGGACGGAAGCCACGCCATCGTGGTGGATCCCGGGGAAGCCAAGCCGGTGTTCGACGCGCTGGCGCGCGCCCATCTGCAGCTGGCCGCGATTCTAGTCACGCACCATCACGCCGATCACACGGGCGGGGTCGCCGCGCTGCGCGAAGCCACCGGTGCGCGGGTCTTCGGGCCGGCCGGCGAGACGGTTCCCCAGCCCTGCACGCCGCTGCGCCAGGGCGACCATGCCGACGCGCTGGGCCTGCGCTTCGAGGTGATCGACATCCCGGGCCACACGGCCGGGCACATCGCCTTCTTCCTGCCGGCCGGCGCCCCCGGCATCGACACGCCGCTGGTGTTCTGCGGCGACACCCTCTTCTCGGGCGGCTGCGGCCGGATCTTCGAGGGCACGCCGGCGCAGATGCTCGCATCGCTCGACGCGCTGGCGGCGCTGCCGGACGACACGCGCGTATGCTGCGGCCACGAGTACACACTTTCGAACCTGCGTTTTGCGCAGGCCGTGGAACCCGACAACGCCGATCTGACTCAGTACCTCGCGCACTGCCAGGCCGTGCGAGCACGCGGCGCGCCCACCTTGCCTTCGCAACTGGACATCGAGCGCCGGATCAATCCCTTTCTTCGCAGCCGCGAAGCCACCGTCCACCGCGCTGTGCGAGCGCAGTCCCAGTTGTCCGCCGCCGCGGACGAGGTCGAGGTGTTCGCGGCATTGCGCCAATGGAAAAACGACTTCAGATGA